One window from the genome of Mauremys mutica isolate MM-2020 ecotype Southern chromosome 4, ASM2049712v1, whole genome shotgun sequence encodes:
- the LOC123369799 gene encoding intraflagellar transport-associated protein: MMEKQPSNNSILDQFINSQEQTYEEFLSTFTYLWKEEVKMKSRVSEMDSIENTFSMLELSNRNKQNVSPVRNKEPSVSLSSQTVDEDQIMMGEGWKVGCSNQGDLSLARRVKVDNLELKDFDTDDEFGQGTYSAGSLVLPGEVEQTATCYTPSFDQPTNLEFGTLSITQPSISRTQELCGDEVQLFSLDEEFDYDSVPLTPKFSEAEMKAIINLSEQKKVRIGLKSED; encoded by the exons ATGATGGAAAAGCAACCGTCAAACAACAGTATCCTCGATCAGTTTATTAATAGCCAGGAGCAGACATATGAAGAATTTCTCAGCACGTTCACTTATCTTTGGAAAG AAGAGGTGAAAATGAAAAGCCGAGTATCTGAAATGGATTCCAtagaaaatacattttcaatGCTTGAGTTGTCAAACAGAAATAAACAGAATGTCTCTCCTGTAAGAAACAAAGAGCCATCAGTGTCTCTCTCATCACAGACTGTGGATGAAGACCAG ATAATGATGGGTGAAGGCTGGAAAGTTGGCTGCTCTAACCAAGGTGACCTCAGTCTGGCAAGAAGAGTGAAG GTGGACAATTTGGAGTTGAAAGATTTTGACACAGATGATGAATTCGGTCAAGGGACATATAGTG CAGGGTCATTAGTGCTTCCAGGAGAGGTGGAACAGACAGCAACTTGCTATACACCTTCCTTTGATCAGCCTACTAATCTGGAGTTTGGGACCTTGTCAATTACACAACCATCAATCAGCAGAACACAAGAG CTATGTGGGGATGAAGTTCAGCTGTTCTCCCTTGATGAAGAATTTGACTATGACAGTGTGCCATTGACCCCCAAGTTCTCTGAGGCTGAGATGAAGGCCATTATAAACTTGTCTGAACAGAAAAAAGTAAGGATCGGCCTTAAGTCTGAAGACTGA